TTCCCTGTGTATTGATTGTTGAATTAAATGAAGTCAGAGATGTGTTAGATGTTTATTGTTAGGTTGGTTATTTCAATGAGTGCTGCACTGATACACCAGTGGAGTCTGAAACCAGGACTTAGAGAAGTGGTTCCTACCCTTGTTTCCATTAAGCCCCCCTTCACATATTTGAGAAGAGCTGTGGCCCCCCACGACCCATTAGAAAAGAGTGACGTATTGTTGTCAAAAATATGAAtcaatttgaaatgttttcatcatttaaagccaaacagcCACAAACACCAAAAGACTTTTCCAAAATTTGAgcaacctcagagcagaaagACCCCCACCCATCCAGGCTGGGAAATATGGCCTTAGAGCACAGAGATGGATTCAAAGATCTTATCCTGTCAAATACACTGATTTAACACTGTTATAGATAAAGAAATAtgtaggagtgcatgtacaaaatgactcactgatgtccAATGATCCCTCATTCATGTGACAGCATTTACACTCATGTTTAGTTGCTTTCTCTGTGTTGGTGTCTGTAcagttaaagttaaatattaggATCAAAGATTTTCTCCacaaacatttctttgtcatgcttttactttgtagtATTTTCTTTTGGAGTTTAGGATACTTTACTTCCTGTCAGGATGAACGCCTGCGTTCATGTTGAAAGTAAAAAAGGAACTTCTTTGACAGGAACAATATTTCTCTGTCTGATTTATTAAAATAGAGTGTTATTGTGTGTTAGTCAGTGTACTCACCAGTGTTTGTCTTCAGTTGAATTAGTcttcagagagaaacagagagacgtctcctctcctgcagctctgccaACACTCTGACTAACTTTCACTTTGACTTCCTGATCAAAAACATCCACCTTCTCTGAGGACCGCCCTTCTTATCTTACTGTCCCAGTTATACACATAACACCAAGTGCCAAAATGACCaattctataaaaaaaaaaaccaaataaaTGCTTAATTCATTCTACATAACACTAGCAGCTAAATTCATCCTTTAGTATTTTTATCAATTGAATAACTACATGTGAAATTATCAGGAATATAATGTTGTTGATggttctttaaatgttaaaaatgctgttGTTTCTATCAGCAAAGATCCAAATTTAAGATGCGTTCCCCAAATCCAAAGtacagaaaagttgggacactgtataaaatgtgaataaaaacagattacagTGATATGgaaatccttttcaacctaaATTCAGCACGGAGACgagatatttaatgttcaaactgatcatttttacaCACATCCCTAATCTGATTCCTGTGACGTGTTTCAGCAGCAGATCACCGTCTATAAGGCCAAACCTCCTGTGACTGCTCAGGCAGACGCCTCACTGGCAGAGAAGCTTCAACATTTCCTCGCCCGTTTTGAGAAAGCAACGccacacacagtcacactgcCCCCACCATCCACCTCATCCCACACGCTCACTCTACAAGAACATCAGGGGAGAAGTGTGCTGAAGATGCTGAATCCAAGGAAAGCAGCAGGACCTGATGGTGGACTGGGCAAGGTCCTGAAAGCTTGTGCTGACCAACTCTCCAGGATCTTCAACATCCATGACACAAGCTAGCATCCCTTCCTGTTTAAAATCATCATCCTGGTCCCTACAAAGCCAGTGGCCAGCAGTCTGAATGACTACAGACCCATAACCCTCACATCAGCTGTTATGAAATGCTTTGAGAAACTTAAACACAGCACATCAACAACGTCCTCCCTCCCAGATCCACTGAGGACGCATCAATACAGCCCTCCACACTGCACTCAGCCACCTAGAGAACCCCAGGACCTGTGTACGAACGCTCTTCATCCACTACAGCTCAGCATTCAACACAGTCATCCCAAAGAGAGGACAAACTTCAGCACCTCAACTTCCCCTCTCCATCTGCTCCTGGATAAGAGACTTCCTCACAGATCGCCCACAAGATGTCGAGACCAACCCCCACAGCTCAGCTCTGGGTCCTGGATGTCCCTGATCTAAATCTGTGaatttttggatgttttggaaaagaaaactggaaaacaATATCTTTAAAACCATGTTATTGGACAGCAGCAGGAATGATCTGTTTTTGTAAGATGTCCAATGTGAAAGACAAATGATATTTGTAAAAAGATGAAAGTCAAGATTTCAAATCATGGTCATTAGACAGCAAAAAGTTGATTATCTCctttatttcaaatgtcaaacatAGCAGTCAGGTTGTCTCATTTACAGACTGATCTTCAGTTATTGGTGCCAGTATGAAACACTTGACATATTTACATCCATCAAAGAatcaaaatgtttgacattCAGCAGACAGACATTTCAGATATGTGTTAGTAACCCATAAGCTCTGCATGTCTGCTCTACATGGGGCGCCTCTCCACAAACCCTGTGTAGCTCTGCGTTGTGTTTCTAGGTGTTTTTGGGTGCAGGGTGTCTTGCAAAGAGAAGATGAGCCAGACAGCAGGGGTCGTAGTTGTGATGGAGACTTAAAATTAAATTGTTGCCAACTTCAGTTCAGTGTAACcttaaacatcagaaacaaagagaaaactttTGTTGGTTTGCCTGTTAACATTCACAGTAAACAGTTTCTCTTTACTAGTAAACCGGCTGATATGAACAAAAATGACATGTCACACATGCTGTAATATTTAAAACACAGTCCTTAAAATTACActaaacagtgcttaacactTTATGGAAACGTCGTTTAAGGAGAATAATTGTTTAACTGCAGTTTAACTTATATATTTTTACAAGATGTGGGCTGCCACGAGCACCGCTTACCTTACACGTCAGCAACAAAGAGAAACCTTCGCGAAACACGGCAGCCATCCCGGAGAACAACGGTAAACTACGGTGTCCGAAAAGGGACAAACAACTCGAATTGCTTGGCTCGGCAGAACGACATGCAGTGCTACACCACCACCTAGCGGTGTGTTTTAGTTACTGCCTTACATGATCATGCTGTTTGTTTCTGAGTACATGGTTTTTGGAGGATTTAAGAGACAGAAAGGCACTAAAACAGTTATCAGAATGGATTATATTGATGAATGCAGGAAAACTGGTTCAACTGAGTTGAGAGAAATAATGTGGCATTAAAAGAAGAATTGAAAGAAAACTGGTTTGAATCCAAATACCCAACAATGTATGGTTTTCAGTGATCAAAAATgtacattattacataaaatAATGCTAAATCTTAGTGTAGAAAAGAGTAATCGTTCTAATCATGACTGACAGGAGAGATGATCAGAGGAGCAGAGTTTTTACCACTCTTGTTGATACCAGGACCAAAGTATGGGTAGATTTTCTCAGTGAAGGAGCAGCCAGTAAAGGAGtagatcagagctgcagcatcaACGTCATAAAAGGAGACCAGATCCTCCTCATAATCCACAAACACCCCCACCTTCTCAGGACCAGACTGTAGAGGGAGACGGACTGAAAGGTGATCAAGACCTTCGTACTCATTTTCATTCCTCAACCATATTGTCCAGAAACCTCTCTGAGGAGACCGCAAGATTTTTCCCTTCCTGTTGATCGACTCTCTGGCCACTCCTAAAACCCAGTCAGTCTTCCCCTTAACCTGAACCTCATAGTAAAATCTGCCTGAAGAGAAACTCTGCTTTgacaacacatttaaacacacgtCAAATCTCCCTGGAGCGTCTGGGAGTTTCTTTGTTAAGATACCAAGTTTGACTTCTTTCCCATCATCAGACAGGATCAGCCAGGGATGTGCTGTATCAGGATCTAGAGTCACATCCACCTCATACTGCTGGACTCTCTTCAGCTCCACCTCACAGATCAGCTTCTTCATCTGTTCACTGATGgtctcctccagctgcttcaCAGCTCTCACCACAGTCCCCTCATATGAAGGTGGATGGACTCTGacttcagtccagtccttggtGGGTGGAGCAGCGTTCAGAGACGTGAAGTTCTGGAGGAGTTGGAGGTGGTCTTCACAGCGTGAGAGCTGCTCCACCTCAGCACGTCTCTTCTCCAGCTCAGAGATTTCCTGTTCCAGCTCTCTGATGAAGCCTTCAGCCTgtttctccgtctctctctgcttctctttgaTGCTGTTGATGAGCTCAGCCTGGCGTCTCTCTACAGATTCTTTCAGAGCGCTGAAGACTCCAACACCTTCTGCCATCTCTCTGTCTGCgttctcatcactgagctccacTGAGTGTTTGAGCTCTTCAATCTTCACTCGTCTCTTCTGGATCATCTGCTGAATTTCATTCTTCTTTCCTTCATATCCTTCTTCCAGAGGAACAACATCATGAGTCTTGTGGTCTGTAACTGAGCACAGCACACAGATACACCTCTGGTCATTCTTACAGAACAGCTCCAGCAGTTTGTCGTGCTTCTCACACATCCTGTCTTCCAGGTTCTCCACAGGGTCCATCAGCTGATGTTTCTGCAGACGTGACATGGTCCGATGAGGCTCCAGGTGAGTCTCACAGTAAGAGACCAGACACACCAGGCAGGACTTCAGGGCCTTCACTTTGGTTCCAGTGCAGATGTCACAGGGAACTTCTCCTGGTTTGGAAACTTGTctctctgagctgctgctgctggatttCTGCTGAGCTGACTGTCTGAACTGAGCAGACATCTCCTTGATGAAGGTATTAACATGTAGTTCTGGTCTGGTGTTGAAGACCTTCTTACAGTTGGGACACTGACAGGAGACATTACTATCCCAGTGTTCAGTGATGCAGTTTTGACAGAAGTTGTGTCCGCATGATAAGGCGACAGGATCAGTGAAGACATCCAGACAGATGGAGCACAGGAACTGATCTTCAGTCAGCAGACAGCTGGCAGCAGACATCTCTACAACCTGAGGACAAAAGAGTGAAAACTTAACAAATtagaaataatctaattttggAACTTTATACATCATTCACACTTGCTCATTTAGAATATCAGGACTGCATTTTGGATTCTGTAGACGTTTTCTAACTGAACATTATAGAACTGATTGAATTCCAGCAGCAGTTTTCATTTGCAGGTGGAAGGGGAGACGTCCAGAGAGAGGGCAGAGCAACGACAGAGGGAAAGACGAGAGAGGAGGCCGTGTGTGATACATGGAGGGCTGAAGAATGCTTCACCCTTATTCTTCTCTGGGACATACTAGTCATCATTGGCCTACCAGAGCATCCAGTAAGAACTGTCCCAGCCACATGCAGATGCATGTTTAAAGGGCCAGGGTGGCTGGTGTCACCCCAAAATATGATTGGCCACCCCATAATTTTTGGGACATCATTGACTTGCATGCCTTGAAGCTTCAGGCATCTGTATTGCTGCAGAGTTGTATTGAATACACtaaagacacacagacacaggacTCCAGCAACACATTATTTCAACAGTTTACATAGAGGAAGTCCAGTTCCTGTTTTGCCTTTGTTAGCTTTGCTGTTAACCCCTTAAAGGGATGCTTCATAGAGTGGAAAATGTACAGGTCACaccttgtccacgagagcgttttggagttgttggattgtgtatttgatgagtttgatgagggaaagcaaataATACCTTCTGcttacatagcgttagctgtgcagctggtgtATCGGTCCCCCcggatctaaaaatagcttgcaccgacaactaaaggaaatgaacctattactaagactataggaattatggcaatgggcgaatttgccaaaatgttgaagtatccctttaaagcctgttgtcacatatttgatacacacttttagggctgacagctttaaTTCAATTGGTCGATTAATTGAACAAAAAGCTTTTGTTTGACTAAGATCACTCTGGTCAAttaatgcccccccccccggtcAGGGGGCAGAAGCAGTGTGCAACTGACTGAGAGAGACGTGCTGCTGTGGACGGGAGCAATGCAGCTCTAGGAATTACACgtagagaagcacacaaagcaaCGCAAagtgggatattttctgatatttacagcactaacgctcagaaacaacacatcaactcatcacaaagatgcaggctgtttgtactgaagtggcgctgctgagtctctctgctctgccctccctcactgcatcaactccagcggtcagtttaattcacctgtCGGTAAATAGGCTGCGGAGTATCATCTCCTTTTATAATCTCCCTCAAGTGTTCATATTAgcgttagcttctcttacagacACACAGAAAGGAGAGGTGATAAAAGGCGACGTCAACTGGTCATTAAGTCCCGACGAGCGAACTTTTTCCCTCTCACCTCCGTTAAAAAACtctgcatgctgtctgctttatgctcGTAAATGACACGGCGTGGGCTGGATCAGGTGATCCTGTTATTGGTTACCGTCGTAAACAAATGAACAATgttgatctgaggttattttgtaggccgtatgagtttaaagagttacCACACCAGGACCACAgagatcaaaggcaggtgcGTGCTGATCGTCTCCtaattagttattttttaaagtacGACATGATGAGCCTAAAAAACTATTAATGCTTCGAAAGgcttgttatgttcattttaggatcatttagagcACCAAGCAGGTGAAGTGAGGAACCTGGATGGATAGAATTAGTCCCCAacaagatgatttttttttttaatgaatgaatgaacgattttttttttcttttttacctgaataattaatcaattaattggtGTCTGGGTGCGattacctctatctaatcagtatgatcaataaattactaaaaaaaaccttctgaatacaatctgaaaaatgataaaaaatgtcctcaagtggattatcagttaccaaaaacatctaatcaaatgagatacaaaaaaaatgtgttaaattttatgaaaatttggatttttttggatttcagtagaaagtgaaatcaACGTTTAATgtccaaaaaatttgaattttctggcaATAATTTGTGTTTGCAGGCTTTACGGGGTTAAAATGA
The sequence above is a segment of the Cheilinus undulatus linkage group 9, ASM1832078v1, whole genome shotgun sequence genome. Coding sequences within it:
- the LOC121514690 gene encoding E3 ubiquitin-protein ligase TRIM21-like is translated as MSAASCLLTEDQFLCSICLDVFTDPVALSCGHNFCQNCITEHWDSNVSCQCPNCKKVFNTRPELHVNTFIKEMSAQFRQSAQQKSSSSSSERQVSKPGEVPCDICTGTKVKALKSCLVCLVSYCETHLEPHRTMSRLQKHQLMDPVENLEDRMCEKHDKLLELFCKNDQRCICVLCSVTDHKTHDVVPLEEGYEGKKNEIQQMIQKRRVKIEELKHSVELSDENADREMAEGVGVFSALKESVERRQAELINSIKEKQRETEKQAEGFIRELEQEISELEKRRAEVEQLSRCEDHLQLLQNFTSLNAAPPTKDWTEVRVHPPSYEGTVVRAVKQLEETISEQMKKLICEVELKRVQQYEVDVTLDPDTAHPWLILSDDGKEVKLGILTKKLPDAPGRFDVCLNVLSKQSFSSGRFYYEVQVKGKTDWVLGVARESINRKGKILRSPQRGFWTIWLRNENEYEGLDHLSVRLPLQSGPEKVGVFVDYEEDLVSFYDVDAAALIYSFTGCSFTEKIYPYFGPGINKSGKNSAPLIISPVSHD